In Thunnus thynnus chromosome 4, fThuThy2.1, whole genome shotgun sequence, the DNA window attactgaaacagtttagttgtgctgcagtagaaaaagaaaacaacctttctgtttcttgcaaggagtcaggacacctgctgacagctgttttatgctgatttatcttaactgtatataaagtagttcaaactagctccacctccagcagctacgacagtaacatgctgcttagacattgatgcttcagtattaataatctaatgatgtcatatataacaataataataataataaaatatcagtcagagggaccaaaccgctacttttatttatttatttttttaaataaaggcaGAGTGAAAAGCTGACTGTCACCGAGAGGGAAGGGTGGCGGGGAGATGCAGTATCGTTTCACTACAGCGATAACATAGCATACAGagcatattttaaataaaagcgTTGCACTCGGTGGGTCTCGGTTGTCattctgacagcagcaacactaCAAGGTGACCAGGCTACTTTGGCTAAGTCGGCTAGCATACTTCCATGAGCATGCTTCAGCTAAGTGGTGTGCTGCCATAATGTTCAGGGTGGAACTCGTGCTCTAGAGTTGTTGTTCCACACATCGGAGTAAgaggattattaaactattttgacagcaATTGTTTGGGTCATGGAGCATACAGAACCGAGGAAAGCCTTGTATCGAGCCAAACATCCTGTACAGAACAGTTTGGGATGAATACACGTACTGTTACACCCCTAGTACATACCGGAAAGAAGTACATcgtaaaatgtattatataaaaCCAGCAGGATTAGCACCTCACATTTGATACCACATTCATACACCTTACAAGCTCTTACCTGTGTAAGCATACTTGGCTGGATCTGCAACGACTGTGCAGACTGGTTCTGAGGTACTATGGGTACAGAGTTCTCCATCCTCACAGGGAAACTGGAACTCTTACTGGATGGCTGTAGCCCtagaaaacatttcaacacaagATGCCAATGAATAACTTgatgctgataaaaaaaaaaaaaaaaaaaatcaaacagctCAGAGAAGGTTTGAATGCACAACAGGTATCCTTTAATAATCGGGTCTTTTAAGTATCCCTGATTACAGAAAAAAGGGGGATACTGTAACATATAAACACTGTATCCAGTTTTCTGACATCTGAAAGCAACTTTATCCTGTACCTTGAATAGTGGAGGGTGGGCAGACGATCAGAGTCTGCTGGAAGGGTTCTGTCTGGCTACACAGCCCAGCAGGACGCGTCGGAATCGGGACACTCTGTTGAGCCAGCCCGGGAATGTTGATTGTCGCCTGTTGGTACAGAGCTGGCTGGTAGTTGAGCAAAGGCACCGCTCCCCCCGCTGAAGGCACCTGTTAGAGGAAAAACCACCAATCCACCTCTAATTAACACCAGCAGAATTACAGATCTCTAAACATACGTAAAGCTGTGAAGATGGAGGGCATACCTGGTTATGCTGGTTGAGTTGGCTACTGAAGGTAACGGTTAGGTTGCCCGCTGCAGCGCTGGGGACTGCATTGGTAGAGTACAGGGATTTGCCACTGTCATAGGCGTTCCTGCGTTTGCAGATCTCCATGTTCTGGAAGCACGACTTCACACTGGAGACGGCATTTCAGCAATTACATTTCAATAAAGCCTcaactaaataaacaaacaaacaaacaaacaagtgcaCCATTTCCTAAAAGAACGTGTGATTAGACAAACTTACTGGGAGCTGTGTGGATAATCCATGAGGTGGCTCATTGTGACGAAGGGGTGACCCAGAGTTTTAGTGGGTGTGATTCTCTTGTCAGCATCCAGACGAAGCATCCTCTTCAAGAGGTCTATAAACTCTCGTCTGTCAGCTTTCTCAGCCAACATGTCCGTCCCCTCCAAATGAGATGAAAGGTTGACCTggaataaacaatataaaagcaaaaaatgtcaaacaaccACAGGTAAAGAGATTTCCTGGTTTATGTATATAATACTGTTTGAGTGCAAAGATGAGCAACTGCACATATAAGATGTTATTCTAAGAAATTGCCATTTACCTGCATCATGTCATCCAAACAGTTGAAGATATATTTCCTGGCCTCCTTGGATTTGATGCCCATCTCCATTTCATGCTCTGATGGGGTCTGAAAAATGCATATGTCTATTTATCTTTTGTTCTGAAACCATTTAATATCTAATATCatctaatatatataatatcccTTTACAGCTTACATATTAAGCAGATAGTCTGCATGActgatatatgtttttattaaccTTGAGCCTCCAGAGTGGATAGCTAGAGTCAGGGCCTCGGTTGAAGAAGCGGCTGGTCTTAGTGCCGGCACTCAGTAGGTACTCCGCTGGCAGGCCTTGAGTCTGAGAAATGTAACGGATCtgaacacaggaaaaaaacagttcaataaTCAGAGTTAGACAAAACAGTAAGTGTCATTGATATGACTAAAatttacagatttaaaattTACAAACTGCAGTACCCttacagtttgttgtttgttcctCTGCATTGTTTCTAGGCTCATAGTAAAACTAACAGGACTCAGTTTGAGTTTCTACAGAGCACATACAGCACCTTTATGACCTGCTACCAATTTAAGATCAGCAACTTGCAGCCTCTATTCTGTCTCGAGGTTTGACCTTTGAGCAGAAATGACTTCACATATTTCTCACTCCTAGATAAAGCCTGTGAAACACTGGCTTAAGCTGTGGTACTGACCTGGTCATACTCAGAGGCTCCAGGGTAGAGAGGCCAACCCAGAAACAGCTCAGCAATCACACAGCCTAAAGACCACATGTCAATGGCCTCACAGAAAGGGAGACCCAAAATGATCTCTGGAGCCCTGGACAGCAAGGAGAAGATTAAAGGACTGGTACCAAGGAGACAGAGCTGTGCTACAGACTTTTGTCAATATAAACAGATCTGTTACCTGTAGTAGCGGGACTGTAAGTAGGTAGAGCAGACAGCCTTGGAAACATGACTTGCTGAGCCAAAGTCAATGACCTTCACCCTGTAGGGCTGTCTGAGAGGATCAACCAGCATGATGTTCTCAGGCTTCAGGTCTGCGTGAATCAGCCCCAGGCTCTTCAGCTTCATCAGCGCTGTAGCCACCTAAAGATAAAAAGACATCAATAATCGTCTGGATGCAATAATAAGAATGGAAACAGCAAAGTTCTCACATTTAAAGTTTATATTagcaataacaaaacaaaagtaatgGTACGATAGGTTATTACATGATAACTGTTGTCAAGAGTACAGTTTACACTAGAATAGCGCCTCGTGCTTGTATgcctccgccaaccagtcaagtaGCAGTTTACATCcttgtctgtccagactcataatatttgtagtgaagactttgaaggaatttaataaaaaggtattaagtgtattttccttgtatgtgttcacacgTTTGACcaataaagctgtttctgatagaacacaaagttgtagccacgacagtagacaaagcttcagatatggatgttgctgcaaagacaTTACAAATACTAAAATGTGGacgcttcacacacatcttcaacgtATgagcacagaagatctaaacaatcaccacagtttcaaggtgggcatccgagattagtgtcaccaattcagtgtctgtgaaatgtgaaatatggtcacaatctccccttctgtttctgagttatggtgttgaataatggccagaaaagtgtttttgcagaacattatgatgttaCAGTgaagctgacctttgaccttttgtgTACAAAACATCATCAcgtcatcattttatcctattagacatttgtgtgaaactttgtcataattagtgtaTCAATTCTTGATttatcagttcatccttgagtccaagtagacatttgtgccaaatttgaagaaattccctcaaggtgtTCCTAAGATATCACATTAACGAGAATGGGAATGGACGGACAACATGAATCATAATGCCTCCAGTCACGGCTGTCGCCGGTGCAGAggcataaaaaacaacaacaacaacgttTTATGAATATCTGCCAAAACATTTGCCAACCTGCTGCAGGATGGGTCTGATGTGCCGTAGAGGGAGCGGGCTGAACTTGCTGTGCTTGAGAAAGTCATACAGGTTCTGCTCCAGCATCTCAAATACCAAGCAGGTGTGACCCTTGTGTTGGAAGCATTCATATGAACGCACAAAGTTGTACTCATCTGCGTTCTCTGCACTCAGCCGGTTCAGGATGCCCACCTACAAAAGAGGAACAAATAATTCCACATAACATGTCAATTAATGCTGGTTCACTCatgtttcatataaaaaatgCAAGCGCAAAGAAGAACATGGTAATTACATGATATATGTGGGTCAATTACAGTGATTACAAGTTTACTTTGGCTGATTTCCTCCAGAATGATTAATGATGCTGCATCATTAGTATCACAGCTGCTGACAGGAAGACACTTTACATCTTCACATCTTAATCCAAACTGTCTGACGTTCAAAACTTGTGTGGCTGACTACAGAGGACATAACATTTATATCTATCTGGGTTATGTCGTCTGGGGCCGAGCACTTTCAGTCACGGTATCTGCAAATATGAACTGCAAAGTTAAGAAAAACGTGTTTACGTGTgtaattgatcatttaaaacacaaaacgAGCCTGTGGCACAGAGGGACACAGCGTTAATAAACTTGCTTTATATGTTGTGTTACGAACAAAAACACTCCGTATTAGAGACTGTGGATATTTTATGGGGAGTTTATCTGGGTGTGCCACCTAGCCATTGGCAATTTGTTTTAGCTCCACTTTTCAAGCCTAGCTATGTGGTGCCCCACAAAATCCTTTAAGACATTCAActcagtaaaaaataaatctcaatTCAGCAAAGATAAAGTTGTCATATATATTGACTGATGTCTGGAGCACTTTCATATGACACTACTTTTTTAATCAACAAACAACTGAATATTAGCATTCAATACCATATAATGTGTGTTACATAACAAttttaacaataaacaaaaacaaaaactatttttttcccTATTCTATCAACTTGCTTTTGTTCCACTAAGGGACCATTCTTGTGCAATTGCTTGGCATTTACACAAGCACCACATAGCTTTAATAACTTAAAACTGCCCAATACATTAGACCAGTCTAACATCACATTCTTCCTGCCATTGTACTCATTTAACTATAGCGACATCAAATCGAAACAATCGAATGTCCCCTTATGTTAACAAGTAACGGTacaaacactttattttctttcttgtgaaaaatcccccAGTTATTCATTTCACAGCTCTGATGATTTTAAAAGCACTACAGATCTCACAGGTCAAACATGAGACAAATTCTCAAAAAATTCTTTTTGCAGTATAGCTATGcagttttgtttgatttttttaaatgatgaattttgatgttggtttttatttcttccactGATATATCTAAAAATGTTACAGGCCTATAGAAGGTACTTAATGAAAATGTTGCctagttatttttattatgtgatGAAACACCAActacacacaacaaaaatatgagAATTAACTAATCTCGCAGCATCCCTTGCAAGTCTGTGTGGCAGCCACGTGAGAACTGTCCTACACCCCCATCCTAGTCAATGGCATCCTTTGCCATTGTTGTGGTATCAGCGCTGCTTGACAAGTAGCGCTCTGGGAAGACAATGCTGTCAAATGAAACCAGTAACCACTGTACAATTAGATTTACTATCAAAGCAGGattcacaaatgttttcttgGCAAAATTATGTCTAGTTACCTCAATTTGGCCCTGACGGGCATATGAGGGATGGTTTTTCAGAATCTTGATGGCCACAATCTCATTGGTACCCCTCTTCCAGCACTTAGCCACTTGTCCAAAGGTGCCTCTTCCTAAGAACTCCAGCACTTCGTAGCTGCAGGACACGGAGCAGAGGATCTCATGCTGCACCAGCTGATAATCCCCTTCACCATTGGAGCTGCTGCTCTTGGTGGTTGGAGCCGAGTGAGGTATAGACTGGCCTGTGCCCCCTCCTCCACCGCCTCCTGTGCGGGTGGAGTAAGTTGCTGCTGGAGCTGAGAGCTCCTCCAAAATTTGTACGCTGCCACATCCACTCCCACTGCCTTCACTTGCCTCCTCTATCTTCCTCTTCTGCCCATGTCTGTGCCCCCTTGTTTCAGAGGACGTCTCGGCATGAGTGTAAGAGGAGGACGTCGCCTGCTCAGTGACACGCCGACTGGAACCACGGGGAAGACTGCCAGTGCTATCAGCTGCCCGTACCACCACTTGACCCCTAGATCCGGGCGCTGCAGGGGGGAAGACCAGGGACGGTGCAAAGGGTGGCACAGCCATGGCTGGGGTGAAGGTGTATGCAGACTGGCCCGCTATGGAACTGTAAGCTTCAGTGGTGGATACGTCCCAAACATTACTCTCCACCTTCAACTTTTTAACACGGCAAAAGGcactggaggagatggagggaggagagaagaccTGCAGCTGAGAGCTCATAGCTGAAAAGAGATTAATCTGAATTAGATATCTGAAAAAGAAACTATACCACATaaaaaaacttgaaacttgaagTTATAAGTACACCCAACTATCAATGCTAATGTAGAGCTTTGCCATATACACTCAATGTCCAGTTTGTTAGGTGCACCTAGACTGTTTTAGCTTTAGTTAATATAACAATCCAGCCCATCTATAACAGTGAAGGTAGacaatattagaaacacctctcagtatatAACAATATACAACAGAACACCTCAACGAAAACTGAACTAGAACTGAAACGtctaatcatttcagcaatttttcaagcaaaaatacaaaatgttctctggttccagtttcttgTCATATATGTTGGAATATCTTTGAGATTTGAACCAATGCGCGGCCAAAACAAGCAACAGGAGCACCGAACACTGGACTGGAAAGTGATGGAccttttttcactatttcttgAAATTTAATTGACTAAACTATTAAATCGAGAAAATTACCAACACAATacttaataatgaaaatattagtAGTAACCTTTTAGTTAGGTGTACCTAATAAGTAACAGAGTGTACGATCCAACAGCCTTAACATAGACACTGTTTAAGAGATTCTGTAGCCTGCTGGAAATGTGGAGCAGAGGAGGGTacaatgtaaatactgtatgaacATACTCCAAAAGCCAAAGGTTCTGGGTGAAGATTCACTGTGATAGTGGGAACTTCACTGgcataaaaacttaaaattttaCTGACAGTAaggtattttctgtttttctgcttttctgaaGGACTGGATCTAGACAACAATAATGGTTTAATGGCAAATTATTCTCATGAGCTTATGCATTTGTACTTCCTATGAGAATGTCATCGTTTCCTTCTCTTTATTCCTAAGAAAGCCCCTTCATATTTTGGTTGACCCATGTATCCTGTTACTTTAGCTGGGAGGGGTCTTGGAGGGGTGGGAGTGGGACAGTAGTGAAGTGCTATAGGCTGTTTTTTCCTGAATTTCCgctgtattttttcttaatgtcCAACACTGCCGTTACAATTCGAAACAAATACTGCAAaccttaaaaaacacacaccacaaaaaATATCCCATCTGTGTCATACCTTCACTTTGAATTTCAGTCACTGCTAGGACAGCAAAGCAGCGTTTTCGGGTAGTGACGACTTGACATATATACAGGCCTTTTCCTGAAGAGTCTGATTGAGCTCCAGTTAACAATGACATGGATATAAAGTGTATATATGTTTTGActatagaataaaataaattggaAGTGCTGAGCACCTCAGAGATGGGAGCTGACAGGCTGACTGTGATGGACCACAGCTGTGATCGCAACTGTTATAAAATATAACCAAACCACAGCCAGGAGATCATACATATTGTGCGGTTGACACTTAGCTGACCATAGAGATGTAGCTTAACCACAATGACACACCGATGTTTAAGGATCAAATCAACAAGGCAACGTTATTTAACTCGCTaaatgctaacaagctaacgcGTTAACTTTCTGAAAAAATGGCGTTAAAAACCTAGCAGGCTTGTCTCGCAACACACAAAGTTGAGTTAAATGTCACTGGCTAAATGAAAAGCAACATTAAATACAGAAATTGTTCTTACATACCGGATTGGATGTTATTACACCGTCGAAAAAACGGCTTCGTCCGAGGTTTAAATCCCACTGCAGTCTGCCGAAGCAGCGTTATCCGATTAGCCTCCGCTTGTTAACGTTTGATGCTAAGCTAGGCCTGCATTGTGTCGAGCCAGGCGGCAGCAGCAGGCGTCACAGTGCGGAGCTTTCAGGAGAAAAACACATACCTACTTACATTAACTAATCTAGCCCTAAAATATGTACATTAGTtgattaaaacatataatatattcTACTCTAAAAACCGTCTGTCTTGAGGCAGCAAATTCCACTTTTCACCGGAACAAACCACGTCCTTATATCAGCTGCGAATCTTACGGCATTTCCGGAAATTACCGTAAATACCCTGACTTCAGCAGGCGAACACGCAATTATTAACAAAACAGAGCATTTCAGCGGATCTTTCGACATAAAATATAACACACGACCGCTATAAAAACACTTTATGCTCAAGAGATTTGGTCGAGTCCCATTTTTGATAGTTTTTCAGACAAAAGGCAAAAGTAAACAGCATTCTTTACGGTAAAAGAAATTGACGTGACGTAATAGTTTTGCCGGTAATTTTCCTTCAAGCCTAATGTGTTCCACTTATGGACTGACTCAAACATGCCTTAAGTTTTGTTTTAGGTGTCAGTTTGACACCATTAGTAAATAGTCTATGAATAACAgagtaaaaaccaaaacaattctGTAAATATTCTGAATGAACTTGAATTAAGTGACTATTGATTAATTTTTCCATGACGTCAGATAGAATTTactaaaacactgaaacatggttGTCATTCAGTTTATATAATAACACATTGTCAACTTCCATGGACCTATCCAATTACCTAAAGGTACACATATGTACAAATGGTACTAACAAATAGTCATAATGTTGAACCCATCTTCTCCACAGTACACACTGtacaacatacatttttaaaaaaatgtctctgcAGGGaattgtcatgtcatgttaaGGACTATAGGTTCAGTATTCTGAAAAACCTTGAGATGAGAGTTATTTTGCCTTGCAAACTATAGAGTCTGTTGCCAGAAAGTATGTAGACCTAAGGCAGGTGAAACCAGTTCAACTTTCTTTTCAAGAGCCATGGGTGGAATAATTATCAGGCAAAAAATAAGTTAAAGTgcaaattttctttttattctgatTTCATGTTACAGCAGAAATTATGTAAAGCATTCAGAAGACATTTTCCACATATAAGGGCAATATTCAAAACACTTTGCATGGCCTCAGCAacaaaatattcttttaaaaacatcaacaatttAGTGATGCTTGTGCATGCacaattgaaaaacaaaaacaaaaaaaaaagttaaaactaGGCTACAAaagaagaggaatgaaagaCTGAGATAGGCATGGAGAACACAACAGCAGGCAAGGTGGGAATACAGCAGGAAATGAGAGAGGGAAGACGgggtgaagaagaggaaggcaAGGAGAGGTCTAGCCATAGATTATCTATAAGGGTCTACCATTCTAGCATGCAATGTGGTGTTTGGCCTCACCCTCTCAAAACACATCCTGAAAGGGTATACCATTCATTTTTAGGCTGACTTATGAGAACAGAGGCCATCTCTGCGCATGTCTACCAGCTGTCTACTATGGCAATATCTCAAtatcttttaacttttttctaCTCTACATACTCTTTTTACAGTCACCATCCTCtccaaaaacatgaacatttttaatGGATTCTCTGCATCTGTGTTTAGTTTCGtgtgtgtattctgtgtgtgttgataaGCGCAAGCATTTGGATGTTGcggtgtatgtgtatatgtgtgtgtagacaatatatatatatatatatatatatatatatatatatatatatatatatatatatatatatatatatatataggagtTTGAAGCAGTGTTCTTTGTGACTTTAGTTGTGCTGATGTGAGAGGAGGGGCAGTTTAAGAGGAGATTCAAGTGATTACCATAGCATGAATGCTCCTGACAGCGCTGTCCTAACCATGGCTGTCTCTCAGTACGATGACAATTcagaaaacatgtgaaacacacatAATAGAGATCTTCCAATTGTAAATCTGTCAACTTACCATCTCATACAAGTTTACTTAAATTAAGAAAATCAAGGTGATACGTGGCTATTActtatttttgcattattttaataattcttTGTATTAACAATCTTGTGCGTTTATGACAAGAGCAAGTGTATAAATAGAAATTTCACTTATTACTTGCTTTGAGTAGAATTTATATTTCAGCAAAATCCTATAAAATAAGGGACTTGGAGATATTTTCTTGTAGAAAAAGTGACGCAAGGTACAGCTAGGTTGAAGCAAACAGATCACATTCACTGCTTCACAAAAATGAGACTGGATTATCAGTAGTGAGTGTTGATCAAGAACGTCATTTGAAAATTTGCGGATACTAATTAGTCAATGAACAACTGGAGTATCCCTaatatacacaaatatgcacatacacatacatatgcatacaaAGATGTACACAGTCCCCAGTAGCGGTACAACTCAGCGTGTGTGTCAGCGATCGTTACACTCCACATACCATCTCCCTGTTCTTCAACCCTGAGTAAAATCTAAGGGAGAGATTTAATTATTCCCAAAGACAtaagcacagagagaaagagtgtggcTTTTTGTGTGCGTCTGAATGTGTATAACTTTGTATGTATGCgtttacaagtgtgtgtgtgtatgtgcatctctgtgtgagagagagagagagagagtgaaagagaaagacaatgaAAGAAAGGATGTAGGACAGTTATTTTGTTCTCTGGAAAACTGCTGGGTTATGCTTTCATTTAAATGCCGCAAGAACATTTTTGAGGAAAGACGAGACGAAGTGAGTCCATGCAAGAAAACACATCTTCCTCCCAACAGCGACACTGGGGTGTTGAATAGACTTGTGACAGTGCCTTTCACACACAGAAGCTGGATTCTATGGTTTATCTTGTTCGAATACTGCAAAACGCACACACAAGTGGGGGCAAAAAGTGATACTGTAATTACCAGTTTGTCTGATAAAGCAACACATAGCATCAATCAGACCATGAGCATTCATTCATACCACTGACAAATCAGAGCGTCTAACCTAGACTCAGATCAAGTTTAACACTGTCaagttcatttttaaacacacaatttaGGAAAATAAATAGGTAACTggcaaccttttttttttggagaacaCAAAATAGATATTTCCTGATATTAGCTTGCACTTTTCTGTTATTAAGCAGGCACTTTCTAAACAGAGCTTTCCAGAATTCTAAAGTACACATTGTATAATGGCAGTGACaatgaggaggaaagaaaaaatcaaCATATTGATATGTAAAAAGTGGGGAGGAGACATTCTGTTTGAGGATGGAAAGCTTTGACTGGAGGCCAGGCTGGATCCGCTGTAGGTGTGAAAATGGTCTTAATAAAAGCTAGTATGTTGCTGAAGCACAACCACATTGTCAAGAATGTAGCGccctctttccctttttttgggTCATCAGTCATTGCATTCACATTTAAACGCTCATAGtcgtcatcatcttcatcaccatTTTAGTATAATTTTCATACTTGCATCATCACCGTCTATATGTAAGTCTGCCTTAGACAAACTTTCAGAACTTTTAGGAGGTCTACGGTTGAGCTATTACTAGATCTCTTCTACTGtttattgtctgtgtgtgtgtgttgcctctGTGGATCTTACTGATATCTTTTGGGTGTTGGTTTCCCCAACATAACATATTGTTAGGCAAAATAGCATTCATAATAATTGGCACTACTGGCAAAAAGGGTTTAATTTTTGCTAGCCaagaaacaaaagcacaaagtgtaaatgttttgtctgaaaGATCATTGTTTCAGCTAACTTTGTTTTCCCACTTATAATTCTAACATTAGATTTTTCAGTTGCATGCTttaacaaaatgttcttttcagTAACACTTATACTGG includes these proteins:
- the hipk1b gene encoding homeodomain-interacting protein kinase 1 isoform X3; translated protein: MSSQLQVFSPPSISSSAFCRVKKLKVESNVWDVSTTEAYSSIAGQSAYTFTPAMAVPPFAPSLVFPPAAPGSRGQVVVRAADSTGSLPRGSSRRVTEQATSSSYTHAETSSETRGHRHGQKRKIEEASEGSGSGCGSVQILEELSAPAATYSTRTGGGGGGGTGQSIPHSAPTTKSSSSNGEGDYQLVQHEILCSVSCSYEVLEFLGRGTFGQVAKCWKRGTNEIVAIKILKNHPSYARQGQIEVGILNRLSAENADEYNFVRSYECFQHKGHTCLVFEMLEQNLYDFLKHSKFSPLPLRHIRPILQQVATALMKLKSLGLIHADLKPENIMLVDPLRQPYRVKVIDFGSASHVSKAVCSTYLQSRYYRAPEIILGLPFCEAIDMWSLGCVIAELFLGWPLYPGASEYDQIRYISQTQGLPAEYLLSAGTKTSRFFNRGPDSSYPLWRLKTPSEHEMEMGIKSKEARKYIFNCLDDMMQVNLSSHLEGTDMLAEKADRREFIDLLKRMLRLDADKRITPTKTLGHPFVTMSHLMDYPHSSHVKSCFQNMEICKRRNAYDSGKSLYSTNAVPSAAAGNLTVTFSSQLNQHNQVPSAGGAVPLLNYQPALYQQATINIPGLAQQSVPIPTRPAGLCSQTEPFQQTLIVCPPSTIQGLQPSSKSSSFPVRMENSVPIVPQNQSAQSLQIQPSMLTQQAWPTGAQQILIPSSWQQVPGVAIHSSAHQSTVAESPLDAHHSDAATQQGHSWRSTTQARTQQERKKVKARRGENRNRGISTATLLSSSGVTPPSSSATLSQPIVISDTPSPAVSIITIHSDTDTEDERKFHPASVGLSQRTNVISCVTVHDSDSSTASPLTPLPRTLNTASTVSSRQAKSLAVVAPSVKTQGSERAAVSRSRLETVNYMKPKRSSNRQPCSSGESMDRHGLMPSQSHPLNLSQVQPVVSSSQERSGASHSDSSLRRQQTFPPAVSAAHYNFPEVSALASASAPGPSLYTYPASTALSSASQAMEQLLGRGHSTHGHSPSAYAATYTSSSSRRDSASRKDSVSSLLHGLPAAYQHQFAAGSPYVSVTPRAEAYSAYQLSPRRLTQYPYL
- the hipk1b gene encoding homeodomain-interacting protein kinase 1 isoform X1; protein product: MSSQLQVFSPPSISSSAFCRVKKLKVESNVWDVSTTEAYSSIAGQSAYTFTPAMAVPPFAPSLVFPPAAPGSRGQVVVRAADSTGSLPRGSSRRVTEQATSSSYTHAETSSETRGHRHGQKRKIEEASEGSGSGCGSVQILEELSAPAATYSTRTGGGGGGGTGQSIPHSAPTTKSSSSNGEGDYQLVQHEILCSVSCSYEVLEFLGRGTFGQVAKCWKRGTNEIVAIKILKNHPSYARQGQIEVGILNRLSAENADEYNFVRSYECFQHKGHTCLVFEMLEQNLYDFLKHSKFSPLPLRHIRPILQQVATALMKLKSLGLIHADLKPENIMLVDPLRQPYRVKVIDFGSASHVSKAVCSTYLQSRYYRAPEIILGLPFCEAIDMWSLGCVIAELFLGWPLYPGASEYDQIRYISQTQGLPAEYLLSAGTKTSRFFNRGPDSSYPLWRLKTPSEHEMEMGIKSKEARKYIFNCLDDMMQVNLSSHLEGTDMLAEKADRREFIDLLKRMLRLDADKRITPTKTLGHPFVTMSHLMDYPHSSHVKSCFQNMEICKRRNAYDSGKSLYSTNAVPSAAAGNLTVTFSSQLNQHNQVPSAGGAVPLLNYQPALYQQATINIPGLAQQSVPIPTRPAGLCSQTEPFQQTLIVCPPSTIQGLQPSSKSSSFPVRMENSVPIVPQNQSAQSLQIQPSMLTQGSCTPLMVATLHPPSAGIAPQYSLPLGLGTGVGRPTLLEHTATVLQAWPTGAQQILIPSSWQQVPGVAIHSSAHQSTVAESPLDAHHSDAATQQGHSWRSTTQARTQQERKKVKARRGENRNRGISTATLLSSSGVTPPSSSATLSQPIVISDTPSPAVSIITIHSDTDTEDERKFHPASVGLSQRTNVISCVTVHDSDSSTASPLTPLPRTLNTASTVSSRQAKSLAVVAPSVKTQGSERAAVSRSRLETVNYMKPKRSSNRQPCSSGESMDRHGLMPSQSHPLNLSQVQPVVSSSQERSGASHSDSSLRRQQTFPPAVSAAHYNFPEVSALASASAPGPSLYTYPASTALSSASQAMEQLLGRGHSTHGHSPSAYAATYTSSSSRRDSASRKDSVSSLLHGLPAAYQHQFAAGSPYVSVTPRAEAYSAYQLSPRRLTQYPYL
- the hipk1b gene encoding homeodomain-interacting protein kinase 1 isoform X2 translates to MSSQLQVFSPPSISSSAFCRVKKLKVESNVWDVSTTEAYSSIAGQSAYTFTPAMAVPPFAPSLVFPPAAPGSRGQVVVRAADSTGSLPRGSSRRVTEQATSSSYTHAETSSETRGHRHGQKRKIEEASEGSGSGCGSVQILEELSAPAATYSTRTGGGGGGGTGQSIPHSAPTTKSSSSNGEGDYQLVQHEILCSVSCSYEVLEFLGRGTFGQVAKCWKRGTNEIVAIKILKNHPSYARQGQIEVGILNRLSAENADEYNFVRSYECFQHKGHTCLVFEMLEQNLYDFLKHSKFSPLPLRHIRPILQQVATALMKLKSLGLIHADLKPENIMLVDPLRQPYRVKVIDFGSASHVSKAVCSTYLQSRYYRAPEIILGLPFCEAIDMWSLGCVIAELFLGWPLYPGASEYDQIRYISQTQGLPAEYLLSAGTKTSRFFNRGPDSSYPLWRLKTPSEHEMEMGIKSKEARKYIFNCLDDMMQVNLSSHLEGTDMLAEKADRREFIDLLKRMLRLDADKRITPTKTLGHPFVTMSHLMDYPHSSHVKSCFQNMEICKRRNAYDSGKSLYSTNAVPSAAAGNLTVTFSSQLNQHNQVPSAGGAVPLLNYQPALYQQATINIPGLAQQSVPIPTRPAGLCSQTEPFQQTLIVCPPSTIQGLQPSSKSSSFPVRMENSVPIVPQNQSAQSLQIQPSMLTQGSCTPLMVATLHPPSAGIAPQYSLPLGLGTGVGRPTLLEHTATVLAWPTGAQQILIPSSWQQVPGVAIHSSAHQSTVAESPLDAHHSDAATQQGHSWRSTTQARTQQERKKVKARRGENRNRGISTATLLSSSGVTPPSSSATLSQPIVISDTPSPAVSIITIHSDTDTEDERKFHPASVGLSQRTNVISCVTVHDSDSSTASPLTPLPRTLNTASTVSSRQAKSLAVVAPSVKTQGSERAAVSRSRLETVNYMKPKRSSNRQPCSSGESMDRHGLMPSQSHPLNLSQVQPVVSSSQERSGASHSDSSLRRQQTFPPAVSAAHYNFPEVSALASASAPGPSLYTYPASTALSSASQAMEQLLGRGHSTHGHSPSAYAATYTSSSSRRDSASRKDSVSSLLHGLPAAYQHQFAAGSPYVSVTPRAEAYSAYQLSPRRLTQYPYL